The DNA sequence TGAGTAGTGGTACTACAAAGATGATAGAGATAGTAGGCTCAGATCTCAGCCATATTCCAACCATtgacaaatgaataaattttgcagaatgagtgaatgaatcatgtaaatacatatttttattatatacaaatTGTATATAGTTAAGTTTAGAAAATCTGtaccaaattaaaaatgattagGTATTGTAACTGAATGCCAAattatatgtttcatttttaaaaacatcatacaAATGTATCCATATAGGATTAATTTTTAGAATTCTGCTCCTCGCTGCAACCCCCGCCATAGCTGCCGCTGCTCCCACCATCACCGCCTCTGAGAACATGGCTATGCCTCCCACATACGCCGATCTTGGCAAGTCCGCCAGAGATGTCTTCACCAAGGGCTACGGCTTTGGCTTAATAAAACTTGATTTGAAAACAAAgtcaggggcctagcaaacacagaagtggatgctcacagtcagctattggatggatcacagggctcccaatggagaagctagagaaagtacccaaggagctaaagggatctgcaaccctatagttggaacaacatgatgaactaaccagtacccaggagctcttgtctctagctgcatatgtatcgaaagatggcctagtaggccatcactggaaagagaggcccattggacttgcaaactttatatgccccaatacaggggaataccagggccaaaagaatgggaatgggtgggtagggaagtggtggggggtatgggggacttttgggatagcattggaaatgtaattgaggaaaatacgtaataaaaaaaataaaaataaaataaaaataaaaatacataccacaggaaaaaaagaaagaaagaaagaaaatgaagtcagagaATGGATTGGAATTTACCAGCTCAGGCTCTGCCAACACGGAAACCACCAAAGTGAACGGCAGCCTGGAAACCAAGTACAGATGGACTGAGTATGGGCTGACGTTTACAGAGAAGTGGAACACAGACAACACCCTGGGCACTGAGATCACTGTGGAAGACCAGCTTGCTCGTGGACTGAAACTCACCTTTGATTCGTCATTCTCGCCgaacactggggaaaaaaaatgctaaaatcaAGACAGGGTACAAGAGGGAGCACATCAACCTAGGCTGTGACGTGGACTTTGACATCGCTGGGCCCTCGATCCGGGGAGCTCTGGTGCTTGGCTATGAGGGTTGGCTGGCTGGTTACCAGATGAATTATGAGACCTCGAAGTTCCGAGTGACCCAGAGCAACTTCGCAGTTGGCTATAAGACGGATGAATTCCAGCTTCATACTAATGTGAATGACGGGACAGAGTTTGGTGGGTCCATTTACCAGAAAGTGAACAAGAAGTTGGAGACTGCTGTCAATCTCGCCTGGACTGCAGGAAACAGTAACACTCGCTTTGGAATAGCAGCCAAGTATCAGGTCAATCCTGATGCCTGCTTTTCGGCCAAAGTGAACAACTCTAGCCTGATTGGCTTAGGGTACACTCAGAACCTAAAACCAGGTATCAAACTGATGTTATCAGCCCTGCTCGACGGCAAGAACGTCAATGCGGGTGGCCACAAGCTTGGCCTAGGACTGGAATTTCAAGCATAAATGAATATTGTACAATCGTTTAATTTTAAACTATTGTGCAGCATAGCTACCTTCAGAATTTAGTGTACCTTTTAATGTTGTATGTTGGGGATGCGAGAGTTGATAAATACCACGTTAGACCTCCAGGCTAAGGATGACTCGGCTTTAAGGTGTTTACCATTTCAGAGGTACAGCAAAAACCCATTCCTGAAATGGTCCTTTTTAGCTATAGGCGTGAGTTGGGGAGGAGCCCCTGTAGAGATGCCAGGCTACAAGTGGAAAGCTGGGAACATGTGGGTCCTTTGTAAATCTGTATCCAGTCCCCAGATGAAATTGTGACTTCCCGAGCATCGAACCCTGGTGTCCAGATCCTATCTGTTCGGAAGCATGTACACATCTGCGTGAAAGGGATGTTTTTAGACTGATCCTCACACCCTGTTCCCATCGCGCCCTGTTGCCATCCTAGCCCATCACTTACCTGTTTTACACCAAAAGTAGTCTTTAGGGTGTGGTTAGCTATTTCTTTTGTGCTATTTTAGGGTGGAGAGGGTGGGCATGATGGAGCCAGTCATTCAGGACTTAAttcttccttgtgttgtggtgtggttttctttcttctattttttttttaattccttctttGCCATTGCAACAGATTATGAAATAGCTTCCGGGTTCTCTGGCTCTGAGCTGGGCGGTGATTGTGGTCACACCCTGACAACACTAGGGATCTCAACTGACTCCTCTTGTAGCCTCACCACTATTTTTTAACAGTTTAATGGGTACATTATAGAGTCTTCCATTTTGTGTGGAATTAGCTCCTCCCCTTCAAATGCTGTAATTAacatcacttaaaataaaacttgaataaaatactgaaacttcaaaaaaaagttttagaattCTAAGTAATAAAACCTAAAGATACTCAAGCTCTctatataaaataatcattttagtaataatagtaatagttttCTGTACTCTAGGAATCTAGGAAATTTTCTAGTAGAcatagatattttttattataactgGGGTACTGATAATACTGAACCAGAGTTAATGCTATATAAATTGTTGTTTAGGAGTATATTtttatacacaatatataaaCTAGATTATTGAAGAATAATGGGGATAATACATGTATGCTCAATATAGGCATATATGTTTTACAAATAGATTTAATAAATAATGTTGGGCATACCTATAAATAGAGAATGAGTACTAACACTCCAAAGTCGGAGTGTCCTGAAGAATGACTGATGATGTTTAATGAATcatacagaatttattttctgaatattgtcaatattcacttatttatgAAAAGATCAATACTATGATAAGTAAACATGATTCATATTATATTTGTAGATTTGAGTTTCCAATTTATAATTGACTTAGaaatgaaatgagccaattcctGATTAACTTAGATAGAAATCTAATGACGTAAGAGTATAAATTTGAGGGCTCTGACTAGacatcttgtgtcctgggtccctcagagatcagtctgcacaggtgagagtagaGACTGCAGAGGGtaagcaagcagactgcagaagcaacacagcttctggaacagaacccatttcgggctccagacatcccggCACCTTCCCcgcagaggagaggtgtcctcctGGGAGGGttctgactgccagagcaggtgagtattatttataatttataatttataatttattatttataattatttatatatgggCAGCtaagtattatttataattttcccCACAACAgtaaagggagagggggagaaaggagagtcAGATCCGGATGGGATGGGCTGGGTGGTGGTTTGCCTGATTCCATACGATTTAGTAGAATTCGCTGATTCCCTCCATAAGTGTGCTCCAGATATCGGGCACCTTTCCCCGCCAGAAGAGAGGTGgccgcctgggagggctctgaccactaGAGCAGATGAGACAGCCGccttgtgtcctgggtccctcggagaccagtctgtgcagttgagcatgcagactgcagaggcaacacatcttctgggacagaccctaattcaggccttcatcttcagccaggaggcaggtcggAACGCCAgaactctgtgcaccttccctgctagtggagaccttgcctgcagagtactctgaccactgagactcagaagagagctggattcccaggactgctgacagaggataagagaatcacaggaggtacaggctccagccagagacaactaaaacaactaacaccagagattaccagatggtgaaagNNNNNNNNNNNNNNNNNNNNNNNNNNNNNNNNNNNNNNNNNNNNNNNNNNNNNNNNNNNNNNNNNNNNNNNNNNNNNNNNNNNNNNNNNNNNNNNNNNNNNNNNNNNNNNNNNNNNNNNNNNNNNNNNNNNNNNNNNNNNNNNNNNNNNNNNNNNNNNNNNNNNNNNNNNNNNNNNNNNNNNNNNNNNNNNNNNNNNNNNNNNNNNNNNNNNNNNNNNNNNNNNNNNNNNNNNNNNNNNNNNNNNNNNNNNNNNNNNNNNNNNNNNNNNNNNNNNNNNNNNNNNNNNNNNNNNNNNNNNNNNNNNNNNNNNNNNNNNNNNNNNNNNNNNNNNNNNNNNNNNNNNNNNNNNNNNNNNNNNNNNNNNNNNNNNNNNNNNNNNNNNNNNNNNNNNNNNNNNNNNNNNNNNNNNNNNNNNNNNNNNNNNNNNNNNNNNNNNNNNNNNNNNNNNNNNNNNNNNNNNNNNNNNNNNNNNNNNNNNNNNNNNNNNNNNNNNNNNNNNNNNNNNNNNNNNNNNNNNNNNNNNNNNNNNNNNNNNNNNNNNNNNNNNNNNNNNNNNNNNNNNNNNNNNNNNNNNNNNNNNNNNNNNNNNNNNNNNNNNNNNNNNNNNNNNNNNNNNNNNNNNNNNNNNNNNNNNNNNNNNNNNNNNNNNNNNNNNNNNNNNNNNNNNNNNNNNNNNNNNNNNNNNNNNNNNNNNNNNNNNNNNNNNNNNNNNNNNNNNNNNNNNNNNNNNNNNNNNNNNNNNNNNNNNNNNNNNNNNNNNNNNNNNNNNNNNNNNNNNNNNNNNNNNNNNNNNNNNNNNNNNNNNNNNNNNNNNNNNNNNNNNNNNNNNNNNNNNNNNNNNNNNNNNNNNNNNNNNNNNNNNNNNNNNNNNNNNNNNNNNNNNNNNNNNNNNNNNNNNNNNNNNNNNNNNNNNNNNNNNNNNNNNNNNNNNNNNNNNNNNNNNNNNNNNNNNNNNNNNNNNNNNNNNNNacagagaaaccaaagtattccatgacaaaaccaaattcacaaaatatctttccataaatccagcccttcaaagaataataaagggaaaacaccacaaggatggaaactacaccctagaaaaagcaagaaagtaatccttcaacaaacctaaaagaagacagccacaagaacagaatcccaactttaacaacaaaattaacaggaagcaacaattcttttctttaatttctcttaacatcaatggactcaattccccaataaaaagacatagactaatagactgactacacaacaggacccaacattaggctgcttacaggaaacccacctcagggaaaaaaacagacactacctcagagtgaaaggctggaaaacaattttccaagcatatggtccaaagaaacaagctgaagtagccattctaatgtcaaatgaaactgacttccaacccaaagttatcaaaaaagaaatggaggggcatttcatactcatcaaaggtaaaatctaccaagatgaagtctcaattctgaatatcgatgctccaaatacaagggcagccacattcattaaagaaactttagtaaagctcaaagcgcacattgcacctcacacaataatagtggaagacttcaataccccactctcaccagtggAAATGGtgagatcctggaaacagaaactaaacagacacatggatactaacagaagttatgaatcaaatggatttaatagatatctacagaacattttatcctaaaaccaaaggatataccttcttctcagcaccacatggtacctcctccaaaattgaccatataattggacataaacaggcctccacagatacaaaatactgatattatcccatgcatcctatctgatcaccacacactaagggtgatcttcaataacagcataaataatagaaagccaacattcacttggaaactgaacaacactctactcaatgataccttggttatggatgaaataaagaaagaaattaaagactttttagagtttaatgaacaagaagctataacatacccaaacttatgggacacaacgaAAGGAGTCctatgaggaaaactcatagccctgagtgactccaaaaagaaactagagagagcacacactagcagcttgacatcaCACCTATAAGCTCTAGaagtaaaggaagcaaattcacccaaaaggagtagaaggcagaaaataatcaaactcagggctgaaatcaaccaagtggaaacaaaaagaactattcaaagaatcaaccaatccaggagctggttctttgagaaaatcaacaagatagataaacccttagctataCTAACTAGAGCACACAggggcagtatcctaattaacaaaatcagaaatgaaaaagcagaCATAACAAcggaacctgaggaaatccaaaacatcatcagatcctactactaaagcctatactcaacaaaactagaaaacctgggtgaaatggacaactttctagacagataccaggtaccagagttaaatcaggatcagattaatgatctaaacagtcctatatcccctacagaaatagaagcagtcattaatagtctcccatccccaaaaaagtccaggaccagatgggtttaattcagaagttctatcagaccttcaaagaagacctaattccaactctcctcaaactattccacaaaatagaagcagaaggtactctacccaatgcattctatgaagccacaattattctgatacctaaaccacacaaagatccaaaaaagaaagagaacgtcagaccaatttcccttatgaatatcgatgcaaaaatactcaataaaatccttgcaaaccaaatccaagaacacatcaaaatgatcatccatcatgaccaagtgggcttcatcccagggatgcagggatggtttaatatatggaaatctgtcaacataatccactatataaacaatctcaaagacaaaaatcacatgatcatctcgttagatgctgagaaagcatatGACATAATCCAACAgcacttcatgataaaaagtcttgtaaagatcaagaattcaaggctcatacttaaacataataaaagccatatacagcaaaccagtagcaaacatcaaactaaatggagagaatcttgaagcaatcccactaaaatcagggactagacaagactgcccactttctctctacctattcaatatagtacttgaagtcctagccagagcaatttgataacaaaaggagatcaaggggatacaaattggaaaagaagaagtcaaaatatcactatttacagatgatatgatagtatatataagtgatcctaaaaattccatgtgaaaactcctatacctgataaacagcttcagttcaatagctggatataaaattaactcaaacaaaccattggcctttctgtacacaaaggatcaaagggttgagaaagaaattagggaaacaatccCCGccctcacaatagtcacaaataatatagaataccttggtgtgactctaactaaggaagtgaaagatctgtataataaaaacttcaagtctctgaagaaagaaattgaagatctcagaaatggAAAATCTCCCATTTTCATATATTGTCATgattaatataaacaaaatggCTATCctcccaaaagcaatctacagattcaatgcaatccccatcaaaattccaactcaattcttcaacgaattagaaagggcaatttacaaaaacatttggaataacaaaaaaaacataggatagcaaaaactcttctcaatgataaaagaatctctggtggaatcaccatgcctgacctaaagctgtactacagagcaattgtgataaaaaaaaaaaaaaaacaaaactgcatggtattggtaaagcAACAGACagctagatcaatggaatagaatcgtagacccagaaatgaatctttgatctttgacaagggagctaaaatcattcagtggaaaaaagacagcattttcatcaaatggtgctggcacaactggcagttatcatgtagaagaatgggaattgatccattcttatctccttgtacaaatctctagtctaagtggatcaaagacctccacataaaaccagagacactgaaatttatagaggataCACTGGGGAAAAaactcaaagatatgggcacaggggaaaaaattcctaaactaaacagcaatggattgtgctgtaggatcaagaattgacaagacctcaaaattgcaaagcttctttaaggcaaaagacactgtcaataagacaaaaaggccaccaaaagattgggaaaggatttttaccaatcctaaatttgatagaggactaatatccaatatatacaaggatttcaagaagatggactccagaaattaaaataaccccattaaaaatggggtatggagctaaacaaagaattctcaactgagaaataccaaatggctgagaagcacctgaaaaaaaatgttcaatatccttaatcatcagggaaatgcaaatcaaaacaatcttgagattctacctcacaccagtcagaattgctaagatcaaaatttcaggtgacagcagatgctggagaggatgtggagaaagaggaacactcctccattgctgatgggattgcaagcttgtacaaccactctagaagtcagtctggctgttcttcacaaaattggacatagtactactggaagatcccacaatacctctcctgggcatataaccagaagatgttccaactggtaataaggacacatgccccactatgttcatagcagccttatttataatagcttgaagctggaaagaacccagatttccctcaacggaggaatggatacagaaaatgtggtacatttacacaatggagtactactcagctattaaaaacaatgaatttatgaaattcttgggcaaatggatatatctggagggtatcatcctgagtgaggtaacccaatcacaaaagaagttactagatatgcactcagtgataagtggatattagcccagaaactcagaatacccaagatactatttgcaaaacacaagaaaatcaagaaggaagatcaacatgtggatacttcatttctccttagaatcgggaaaaaatactcaagaaatgagttacagagacaaagcttggagcaaagatgaaaggatggactatccagagactaccccacctgaggatccatcccataatcagccaccaaactcaggcactattgcatatgccagcaagatttttttctgaagggaccctgacatagctgtcttgtatgaggctatgtcagtgcctggcaaatacagaagtggatgctcacagtcatctataagacaTAACACttgtcccccaatggaggagctagataaagtacccaaggaactgaaggggtctgcaaccctataggtgggacaacaatatgaactaaccagtatccccagagctcttgtgtctagctgcttatgtagcagaagatggcctagtcggccatcattgggaagagagtcccctagggcttgcaaactttatattccccagtacagaggaaggccagggccaagaaatgggagtagtatatggaacttttgagatagcattttaaatgtaaataaagaaaatatctaataaaatactataataaaaaagtataaattcaaaacaataaCTTGGAAGCATTATTTTTTGTTAGAAAAATATCACCTGTAGTGTTATTACACAAAAGTCTAATATATAACATGATTCTCTGTAGGAATAGTTATCTTCAAGAGTAAATATTGGAGTACAAACAGGGACACACTCTTAAGTGGCTCAATAAGGTGTAAGAAGAGCAGGCAAACATAGTTCCAGCCATAGCTCTCAAAAATGAATGTTGTTTAcccattgtcttttttttctacttattttgtttttctttaccatGTTACATGGAGTTCAATGTTCATTTGGATTATTAATAAGCTATAGTTTACACTCACATCAACGTAGCTCCTGGTGACAGCATGACCACGGATATCAACATGACTTCAGGCTGCTGCACAGACAGCAGACACCCATATAGCCTTAAGTAGAAACACAGACTGTCACCAATGGTCCTACTGCAACATGGAGCCATGTTCATTCGAGATCTGTGCTATTTCTAAAGCTGTGTGGAGGCCCATAATGTATGTTCCCAGTGACTGTGAAAAGCGAGGAGGCTACCATTTCTGCGATCAGTGACTGTGATGACAGTTaagacagagacacatggaagGCTTCTATGGCAACCCTTATCCTCCCAAAGTATAATAGCCTAGACTGAAATCAACCTAAGCCATCAAATGTGATGGGGATGCTGAAGACTAGCTTtccacaattgatggcttctggcagaggTGCTAGTGGAGAAAGATTCAATTCTTTTTAAGGCATAGTCCACTGAGAGTTTGATCATGTTCCAATGAGTAAATAGACAACACAAATTGAAATGTTTTTGaatcttatttttagttttaatttttgggGTGGTTAAGTCACAAGGTAGGGGTGGACATGAAATGTCTGGGAAGTATATGTGATCAGGTTGCTTGATGTGGAGCTCCCAGAGAACcaataaaaatatcatcctggaaAAAAGATATGGTTTGCCTTACACTGCATATTCTTTATAATCTATTAACCTCTTATTAAGTAGACTCAATATTGTTCATTATAAAGTAATGAACATGATTTTAGGCAACACTAATGACTTCCAAAATTGTATAGTTGCTAACATGTTGactaatgattcttttttttttttttttttttttttttttttttttaggtttttcgagacagggtttctctgtatagccctggctgtcctggcactcactttgtagaccaggctggcctcgaactcagaaatccgcctgcctctgcctcccgagtgctgggattaaaggcgtgcgccaccacgcccggcttgactaATGATTCTTTTGCACCTTTATTAGTGAACATTAATACATAGAAAGCAGAGTTTTACGATTTTTAAGATCAAAGTTTCTGGGATTTGTGaggtttaaaaatttttataaaggaagttCCTGTGAATCTTCAAACATGAAAATCTGAATTTAAATGAGACCTTGAAAAGTAGATTGCCTTAGTTGTGGAAAACAGCATCAGAAATTGCTTTTACAGGCCATTTTAAAGTTCCACCTGCTCACAGAAGAAGAATGTCAGGAAGTAATGAATCAACATCATGCACGTTGATGTGGCAAGATGGGAAACGGGATTCAGTTCAAAGGTCTCTGAGGGATAAAACTTACAAACAAATGAAGTTTTGACATTGAAGGGTGCACTGTAGCCTATCTTTGAAATCCTGTATATGCCCACTGGGGCAAGGTGTttgactttgtttgtttctggtgcCTTTGAATATTCTACAGTGGAATTAGGCACAGTAGGAAAAGAGGTTACGATAATCCCATGTTTGCTCAGcactattttgaaaatgaatcaaTCTATACAAAATTTTATTAACCTCAATTACAATTTCTAATCCTGGAGGATTTGGAAATCATTCTTTCCAATCTA is a window from the Mus caroli chromosome 5, CAROLI_EIJ_v1.1, whole genome shotgun sequence genome containing:
- the LOC110294695 gene encoding LOW QUALITY PROTEIN: voltage-dependent anion-selective channel protein 1-like (The sequence of the model RefSeq protein was modified relative to this genomic sequence to represent the inferred CDS: deleted 1 base in 1 codon), which translates into the protein MAMPPTYADLGKSARDVFTKGYGFGLIKLDLKTKSENGLEFTSSGSANTETTKVNGSLETKYRWTEYGLTFTEKWNTDNTLGTEITVEDQLARGLKLTFDSSFSPNTGKKNAKIKTGYKREHINLGCDVDFDIAGPSIRGALVLGYEGWLAGYQMNYETSKFRVTQSNFAVGYKTDEFQLHTNVNDGTEFGGSIYQKVNKKLETAVNLAWTAGNSNTRFGIAAKYQVNPDACFSAKVNNSSLIGLGYTQNLKPGIKLMLSALLDGKNVNAGGHKLGLGLEFQA